DNA from Solanum stenotomum isolate F172 chromosome 3, ASM1918654v1, whole genome shotgun sequence:
CTAGGCATGGTGCGAAGTGTCAAGATGAAGAAGGCCGACTGCATTTCTGTTTTCATTCATTTGTCTCATTCAATGATGCAAGCAGGTATTGTTGGGGGAGATTTTCTGGTGCCAATGTCAAGAAATACAACTTACATCTGATGTCACATTATGTTTCAATTGGAAGATTAGAACATTATTGTGTTGTAACAGGACAATCATGGCATTGTGGAGAACAAGGGCACTGCCTTCGGATCAGAAAGAACAAATTGTTGAAGAGCAGCTGGAGAAGGATGAAAAGCTTGCTTTGTCTGAAGACACGTCATCCTACTTGGTTGTTGAGGATGTACAAATGTCTAAAGTTTATTCTGCAGAACTACCTGTCAATGTAAGTTTCTCCATGTTAACATTGGTGGTGTTATTTTGATGCTGAGATTTAGTCGATCTAGTCTTTTATTATCTGTAAAAATATGATGGGAGCTTTGGGATGGAAAGCTGGGAAAGTATTATCGTGGAATTTCTCAAGATTTCTTGTTATATATAAGTGAAGCTGTAAGGATGAGGGGTTGACATGAGTTTCTCTGTTTGTGGATAGGGAAACATATATTCCTTGACATCTATGCTTTGCTAGTTCTAAAAAGTAGTTTAGCTGCCCAAATTGAATTGAATTCCTTGTTTTGCTATGTTTGAAATGAGCAATTTGGCCATTAAGCGataaataattgttttaattataGATGTCCAGATCTTTGATACTGGCAGGTTATGGAGAAACTTATCCAATAATCCACTTCTTTCCCTCTGCCTGGAGGAATTGACCAGTCTAGACTAAATCTCTtttgtaactagtgcccttggGTTTTTGCTGGAAAATCTACAGGTTAAATCACTGATGCGGATGTTTGATGGAGGAGACTTGGAGCATAGAGTGATGAGCAAATCTGGTTGTCTAAATTATGCGACGACTTCATGGGAAACTGTAGCTCCTGATGTTTCTGAGAGACAAGTATGTTACAAATTCAACCGCTTCATCTCAATATTCGGTGGTGAAGTAACAAGCACGCAACAAAAATCACCTATTGCAAATGGCGCTGGATGGACCATCAATGAGATCATGGCCCTGCATGATGTCCCGTTTGGTGATCATTTCCGAGTACGTTTCAATTGTTCATTACTGTTGGTCAAGCTGTTAAAGCATGATGAGTTGATTAGCATTTATTTCTTCTAATTTGCAGGTACAATTCAGATACGAGATCGAGAGCTCTACTTCTGTACATAATTCATGCAAGTGTGATGTTAGTGTTGGTGTAATGTGGCttaaaaacacaaaatttgAGCAAAGAATAACAAGGAATATTATTGGAAAATTTACCACTAGAGTAAAGGATATATTAGAGTTGGTTGAAAAGGAGATATTGTTGTCAAGTTGATAGAATCAGGTGAATGTTGCCACTTGAGATATAGTTGCTTTAACATTAGAGATGTCATGACCAACGGATACCATAGTAATTTCTGATAGAACTTTTTGCACACTTTATGAATCAGCTTCTCATTCCATTGATTCAATCTGGGTAAACTCGAATTTATGTAACAATGGACCAGAGAATTTGTCCAACTCTTTATTTAATGTCACTCAGTACATATGGAACATATTCGATACAAGATTAGATTGCAATCGCGATAGTGTCAATTAAAACATCAAAGAGCTTCAAAAAAGCCCTAATGGAGGATAGAAACAAAATCCACCTATTCTATTTCTGACTTGTCATTTATCTTTGGTAGGATAGTACTCCTATATCTGAGATCTTTCCAAAATTTTATTGGTTGCCATTAAACTATAccttttaactattttttttttaatgaaataaggCGCAATAAAGTCTAATGTCACATTTAAAGATAGAGAATACTTAAATAATTACAGAAAAAATGTTGGAATAGAAATCAAATTTGTTtagaatttgatatttatttaatctaaataaataaatatcaagtGAGTTTTTTTGTTGCTAAAGGTGAGTTGAGATTGGATAATTCACCCcaagataattaaaaaaaaaaggagagagagagaagaggaaaaagaaagaaaaaatcaagaTGCGAAAAAAAAGATACGAGTTATAGAGATATAAAAGAGAGAGGTAGAGgaggagaaaaaaaagggaaaaaaaatatcgAGATGCGATCTTCACGTGTAAATCAGTTATTCATGGATTAGTTCGTCAGCCGGCCTGGCCTGCTCTTATAGTTGACGAAAAGGTTAGAGCTCACTGTTCTTCACAACTCAAAACCTCCCTTCCCAATTTCGCTTGATAATCTCCAGTAGCCATGGATCCAAACCCTACCAATTTCCCAATTCTCTCCTACGTCATGTCCAAGCTACCCAGTATGGGCCGTAGAACCACCGCCACCGCCGATGAATTCGACATCGAACAGCCCCAGAACCACCCTCATCCTCCTCCAGAACCTCACTTCGACATCACCGAGCGTATGCCTCATCTCACTGACCCTAAGGTTGTCAACGCTATGCGATCAGCCGTTGCTGACGTGTCACAGACCCGGTCAATGCTCAAAACCCTGGGTGAGCGGCCTTTTCACGAGCTCGTTGATACTGCCAGGGTGAAGTTAGCTGAGATCGAGGCGGATATGTCCAAGCGTCTTGAGGAGATTGTTTTGTCTCCACGTCCGCCAGAGATGGAGAGGCAGGATTGGAGATTGGACATGGCGATTAAAGAGGATGAGTGTCGAAAGGGTGTGGAGAAGGAGAGAGAGGCGTATAAGGCGTTGATAGCTTTGGATGAATTGCACGAGGCGTATGAGAAGATGTTGAAGGATGCGGAACAGAGGTTGGAGAAGATTTATGAGACTGCTGTTGCTGGTGGTGATGTGGAATCAATTGGAGAGTCTTCTGGTGAGAAGAGTTCTGAGTTGAAAGAGGAAGTGAATGAGGAAGTGATCGGGATTTTGCAGGAGGCATCAGGGAAGAGTGTGGAAAGGGTTGATTTGTCAGGCAGGCAACTGAGGATGCTGCCTGAAGCTTTTGGGAAGATTCACTCCTTAATTGTGCTTAATTTGTCCAACAACCAGCTTATGGTATGCCCTAGTTCAGATAATCTTTCATGGTTCTTGTCTTCGACTCGTTTTACTTGGATTTGAACTTATGGTGTGTATTAATTTTCAACTGCATGATGTCTTGTTGCATTTCGTGCTACTTGATATACGGTAAATTGAACTACTAATGATACTTTTACCCCTATATTGTTGGCACATCCATGTCAAATGCGTagtttgatatttcattttcacaTGTGGAAGTAGTAGAAGTTTGATGGAGATCATATTGTAGAGGAGCTATATAAAAGTGTggtgtttcttttattttttttgctccTTTGGGGTAAGGGGTTAGTTTCAACCTATGAACTGCCAAACTACAGGCCCTTTGGGTTTAATGAAAAGCGTATATTTTCATCTCAATGACTTGTTGCATGGTAAAAGTTTGATAACTCTTTTCTGGTTGCTGCCAGCATAATTTGAGGTACCACAAATTTACTGTCACGTGCTGGGACAAGTTGCGTTTAGAGGGTCTGAACATGGAGTTTTGCACCTTTCCCATGCTTTACTCAGAGCACTcatctaagttattttattttttcacaatCAGAAGCTGTTATCAAAACTCTGTTACATTGTTTACTGCTTCTTACTATTGTAAACTGATCATCTTTTGGTTTTTTGAGATgctttttcttttatgaaacaAGACTCAATCTTCAAAAGAATGACACTATCAGTACTGGGGAGTCGATAGTTCTTTCTTACTCTCAAAGTTAGGAAATCAATATCCATATCCACAAAGAATCAAGTGCTGCACTGAGCTGGGTACTTTGAACCTCACCATGCTTGAAGTTGCAATTTTGTACCTTCACTATGATTTGATCATAGAACGGAACCCCAATGCATATGATTAAAGGGGGTACTAGGTTTTTTTTGACTTGTAAGGTGCAAGAACCTTCTGAACCTACTCTAATATCTGATTATGCTAAATGTTTATCGAGCACTGGTTCCTCTTCTTGCCCTTTATCTCTTCTAGGAGAGGAACATTACTTTGTCGCATTATTTTCTCATTCCTGGTTCCACTTCGTTTCTTGAATTATAACAGTGTTCTGCACTTTCGCCTCCTGATAGCTGTCTTCCAGGATCCAAAGTCTCCCAAATTATAGTATTGTACTTCCTCCATTCCAATTTATCTATCTGTTTTTGCTTTCTGCTGATTGATTGACCACTTCCAAAGTTAAATCTGAAATTGATTAGTTTATATATGGAAAAATGTAAGTTAGCTATTACTACACGAAAAGTACTAGAGGCTGCAGTTTTCATTGTAAGAATGTGATTTAAAGATACATTTAGAAATGTTGGTCTAAGATCATTCTGTTTGACTATTCATTATTGGGAAGTAAAAAGGGATAGCTATTTTTGATAGAGGTAGTAGTGGATATGATTTTGTCATGTTTACTATTTGAACTGGCAGAAAATTCCATTACTATTACCTGAGTTACAGAATTTCATAGCAAGTGTAAAGCTCTAAAATATTTGCTTTtcatcataataattaatataggtGTTTAATCACTCAACTATTACTACATCTGTAATTAGTAGGGGTCAGCTATATGGATCCTCGTAAATACTCTCTCTTGTACACTTGAAGCAATATGCTAACTACCTTAAAACCCAAATCTGAATGATGTCCATTGTTATGTGTCACCGCCAATCCATTCTATTTAGAGAAGCAGTTGTCACTTGATCATTGAAGTTAGTCCCATTGCTATAATCTATATATAGTTTAACAACATCTGTATCCACAGGACAGGTAACTACCAATTTGTGTCCCGATACTTCTCTGCCACTGCCTATTAATTGCATCATATCCCTCATTGTATCCACTTCAAGAATTCTTCCATCTGACAATTGCATAATATTTTCCACTGTAACATATATTTATCAAAAGCCCAACATTGTTCTTCGTGATGGTTGAATGAGAACAAACTCAAGCTGTTGTTTGGCATTTCAAATGTTTGTAATTTTGTGCTTCTTAATTTTTTGGGAAAACAGGTGATTCCTGATTCAATTGCGAGCTTGGAAAACCTTGAGGAGCTGCATCTTTCTTCAAATCTTTTGGAATCGCTGCCAGACTCCATTGGTCTGTTGTGTAGTTTGAAGATCTTAGATGTCTCTGGAAACAAGCTTGTCACTTTGCCAGATAGCATTTGTCATTGCAGGTAATAGTGGTTCAGAAATGAgctattttaccctttttcccAGCTGGAATACACTAATGTAGTCTTGTTAGTGCTCTCAGACTCTCTTTGTTATGGTTGTGTTTGCAGGTCGTTAGTGGAATTTGATGCAGGCTTCAACAAGCTTTCTTATTTGCCAACAAATATTGGCTATGAACTGGTAAATCTGAGAAGGCTTTCACTTTCTTTTAATAAGCTCCGCTCGTTACCCACTTCCTTTGGTGAGATGAAGTCCCTGCGCCTTCTAGATGTGCACTTTAATGAACTACATGGGCTTCCACTTTCATTTGGGAACTTGACAAATCTTGAGATCCTCAACTTGAGCAACAATTTTAGTGACCTAACTAAGCTTCCTGACACAATTGGTGACTTGATAAATCTTAAGGAACTTGATCTGAGCAACAACCAGATCCATGAACTGCCTGACACAATTAGCCGGCTTGACAACCTAACTGTGCTTAAGTTGGACGAAAACCCTCTTGTGATACCTCCAAAGGAAGTCGTAGTTGAAGGGGTTGAAGCTGTAAAGGCTTATATGATTAAGCGGCGGCTTGACATACTGTTGGCAGAAGAGCCAGAAATTATGCTTGAAGAGGTCGGGCAGACACCGACTGGCTTATTAACTCGAAGTACCTCCTGGTTGAGTGGTACTGTTTCAAATGTTCTTGGAACTGTTGCTGGGTATTTGGGTGGTGGAGGGAAGTCAGATCCAGACCATTATCTCAACCAACAGTTATGACTTATGAGGCTAAtgatttctttccttttaaGCCTTTTCACTTCTGTCTTTTTCCGTTGAAAGAATATGGTTGATATGGACCAGCTACgcctttcctttcctttttttttaaatttttttttcagtttgatGTGTGAAgagaattgaaggatgttggtGTTTTGCAGTCTGAACGTTTATATGTTACAATAATACAAACTAGTGTTTTTCGCTCTCTAGCTTCTAAAAATGTCTCTGTTGAATAGTTTAATCAGACTTGACGAGGGGTCAAGGCCCAATAGCAGAGGGAGCAAATATAATCTCTCGCAAGTGCCTATTTTGCAAGGTGTCTAATTGATGGAAGTTCTATATCAATTCTGTTTTCTGGCAAAAGTAACAGGATTTAGGAATCAAACTATAATCTCTCTCAAATGTATGAGTAGTTGTTACACCTCGAAAATTGTATATTCTTACAGATCAAATCATGTCAATAGTAAAGCTTGAGGAGACATTACTCCTAATGAGACTAATTGACGTTCAAATAGGTGGAATGTAGACGATAAAATTTTACAATTTGGTGATATTATAGATGTATTGTAAATTGTAATTATGCATtgatattcaaattaattttctcGATTCTGTATAatttaatagtaattttttttttctttttaaaaaaatgcagaGAATCCAACACTTACCAAAATGTAAAAGTTCAAATAGTTAACCAATTGAGATTCCCCAACGCACTACAGTATCAGTTTGCACACCACTAAGTTACAACGTTCGTCCCTACCAATTATGTAAGCATATTAATGAGCTTGCTAGTGTGCCTTAGAACTTAAGCACATGAATCATGAtacgataattaattaatgccCATGAGCCAACACCCTCACTTTTAAAACTAGAGTCAACTAATGAAATGGCCTAAAAATGCGGTGGAATATTAtagggtatatatatatatatatataagtatataaCTCATTTACACATGTTGCAGATAGTGCCTGGAATGTATGATACTCTTTAATTTATCTCCCAGAAGGATATATGTCACATGGTCATggagagaaaaaatattcaagCATAATAAAATACTAGCACGAATCACATTCATCGTTTTTTTAATAGGATATTGCCTTGGACCAAATCCTTTTGTCAAGACAATTACATCATATAATGGGAACATATATAACTCAATCTTGAAACCAGATACTTATATTAATCTTCTTAATTTTACTCGGATTTGTTATTTGTTCTTGCCATAATTTGTGGTGATAAAGTAAAACCATGATCAACGAAAAAAACTTGGAACTCCTTCTtgattttcctcttctttccaACATTAATGAAAAGGATCCTGAAAATGGCATCAAGGGATGGTATGATATGTATGAGATTATTGAAGAGCTAAAGAAGCAATTGGAATTAGCAGGACCTCTGGTTGTTGTAGGTTTTATGCAGTACTTTTTGCTGTTGATATCTGTCATGTTTGTTGGTCATCTCGGAGAGCTTTCTCTTTCCAGTGCAACTTTAGCTACTTCTTTTGCTGGAGTAACTGGTTTCCGCTTCATGGTATATAGTATATGATTTAGTCAGATCATGCATTGGATCCCTTTATAGTCATCTGTTTTTGGTATGTAATATGTTACAACATATTTGATTGtttgaatttattttgaatatatagcTTGGAATGGCAAGTGCATTGGAAACATTATGCGGACAAGCATATGGGGCAAAACAGTATCATATGCTTGGGATACATATGCAAAGGGGTATGCTTGTAGTGGTGGTAATTTCCATCCCCATATCGATTGTTTGGGCATTTGCAGGGCATATATTTGCTTTCTGTGGACAAGACGTTGAACTTTCAATTCATGCTGGAGTGTATGCTCGTTGGTTGATTCCCAGCATTTTACCTTATGGGCTCCTCCAATGCCAATTAAGGTTCCTGCAAACACAAAGTAGACTTAAACCACTGCTGATCAGTACTGGCTTCACAAGTTTACTTCATGTCTTCTTGTGTTGGGCATTGGTTTCAAGGTTGGGATTGGGAAACAAAGGGGCTGCACTCTGTAATGCCATATCTTATTGGATCAATGCGCTGATTTTGGCGCTTTATATAAGGTATACATCGTCATGTGAGAAAACATGGACGGGGTTCTCCAAAGAGGGTGCAAGAAACCTTCCCAGTTTTCTATCATTAGCTATTCCTTCAGCTTGTATGATCTGGTTAGTTTCTGTATCCTTGACTATCTTTcaaattgttttcttttgtaaatGTCCAATTAGTACAAATTTCTCCGACGTCTTTCTGTCTTTTTAATCATGTGATCTGACATGACCTTTTTGGACCGGGACCAAAAGTTTGGAGCAATGGTCCTATGAGTTTCTGGTTCTTATGTCAGGGCTGCTTCCTAATCCGAAGCTCGAGACATCTATGATGGCCATCAGGTTAGTAGAGCTCAATTCCAAAAACGAAAATATGAATCAAGAATTCGCATTGGTAATGTCATATTAAGCTTAATTTGATTCATTACATCACCAATATtaactcttttcttctttcatttcccAGCATGAGTACCAGTTCTCTGGCCTTCAGGATTCCCTCAGGATTTAGTAGTGCAGTAAGGTAAGTTGCCAGAAAAGCTTCACTTTCTTTTTCTAGGTATATTATACACGAAAAGGAGAAGATTGTGCAATCACTATTTAACAAGTTAGGCATTTTGTCTGTTCTTTCTCTTGGATCCAAGTACGAGGATATCTAATGAACTGGGAGCAGGGAGACCTAAAGCAGCCAAGTTAGCAGCACGGGTCGTTCTGCTTATTGCTCTGGTAGAGGGCTTTCTACTGAGTGGAATCTCAATTGCAGCAAGAAATGTGTGGGGATATATATACACTAACGAAGAGGAAGTGGTGAAATATCTGGCTGCAGTCATGCCAGTACTTGCATTGTCCAATTTCATGGATGGAATCCAAGGGGTTCTTTCAGGTATGAACTCCAAActatctaataaaatttaatttgaagcCATATGTTTTGATCATAAAGTGTTCCATCAGTTCAGCAATATACATAGTTGCTTGAATACAAAATTAACTCTATTGATAACATTATTAAAGGTACTGCAAGAGGATGTGGTTGGCAGAAACTCGGTGCACAAGTCAATTTAGTAGCCTACTATGTTGTTGGACTTCCTTGTGCTGTGATTTTAACTTTtgtcttccactttggagcaaAGGTAACAAGTTTTTCACTTGAAAATAACACGTCCACTATATAAACTTACTCGTGTATGGTATTTACACCAAACCAATGAATGTGTAACATGTATGAAAACATACACAACTATTACTTAGCTATGGATAATGAATGTATAATTATACTTCATTAAATCACGCAACTATGGTACACTGCATTGAATTGGTGTAAACACCTGGTGCGGATTAGTATTTACCCACAACAGTTATAGAAATTAAATTGTTATCCTTCTTCCACTAGATATTTAGATGGTCTGAGAATATTTTTGAGGCTCATAATATTGTTTCGCAGGGTCTTTGGACAGGAATTATTAGTGGAAGTGGTCTTCAAGCATTACTTTATATACTTATTACCCTAAGGATAAATTGGGAGCTTCAggtaatttcaaatttttaactttaaattacaaaatatttctATCTGAATCTAACAAGAAACCGTCTCGTGTTTATACTATGATGATCAGGCAATGAAGGCTATGTGTAGAGTACGAGTTTCTTGAAACCTGAGAAGCTATTCATGTCATGATTAGGTTGTTTCTAATCTCATTTTTGTCAAATCTTCCGTTTGTAAGCAAAAATAGAAACAAGTTTTGTCACTTGTATTACTCTGTACTATGAATGCATTTGTTTGCAAGATTCACCAAAGGTATATATACAAGGCATTCGTACTGAAAAACTATAGGAACACTCTGAAACTAACATGTTTTTTAGTTGAAGAACAACTAATCATTAGCATAAATCAAACGCTGGGGTCAAATGCAATTTTGAATTGGTTATTTGGGTGCAGGCAGAGTAGTCTGGTCTTGATCGCGTTCTCACTGAAATAGAATTTGAGGAAATAACATTAATGTGTGTTACAGGCTATTGTTTCAAAGCATGTTCCTTGTGAATTGCCAGCTCCCAGAAGACTAAGTCACAGAGAATATTGAAGCATAATACAATATTAGCACGAATCACattcatcatttatttattgctttatatttaaAGTCACTCTCTGGACCAAATCACCAAAACTTTTCATCAGAATCAACTAGATTGTGATATAACTCAATCTTGAGCCCTGATACCAACACtcataaaatatatttcccaattttaatatatttagttGTGACCGCAATTGACAGATCATCACATTGTGTTTGgttctcttttttgtttatattgttatttgttcTTCCcgtttttaataaataaaccaTGATGAGTGAAAGGAACTCCGAATTTCCTCTTCTTTCCAACAACATCGAAAAGGGATCATGGAATCCTGAAGAATGTGATAAGGTGTGTTGTGATATAGCTGAGTGTCATGACCCGCCACTTTGTCATTCACTTAAAGGCATAAAAATAAGGGGGAAGAAAttagagttgtggagaggtttgTGAAGTCTCTAGAATTCCCTAGAATACTTCTTGGAAGGCTTTAGAATTCTCTAGACTTGTAGATAATTTTATAAGAGGGACAcattcgtgagtaagttgtcaagtgccgcacaGAGTATTAGTGGAAGTCTAAGTCCGTGACATGAGGCTattgaagagaaaaagaagcaaGTAGAATTAGCAGAACCTCTGGTTCTTGTGAGTTTTTCTTTATGGACTCCTACAATGCCAACTGAGGTTCCTGCAAAGTGCAAACACAAAGCAGAAACTCttataaatttgattgtagTAGAACAAGAACCACTACTGTTCTGACTAGAAACTCTTATAATTTTGGATCAGGCAACGAAGGCTATCTGCGTAGGTACAGGTTTCTGAAACAGCATGCTATTGTGTCATGATTAGGTAGTACATTTCATCTGAATATTTTGTATGACTATATGTACGGATTGCTTGCATGCACCTAAATTATTTCATCGAGTACAACATACAAAACAGCCTCGTGTTCACCTTTTTCATTGGATTGTTAGAAAGGATATCGTAATaagcaaataattatttggagCAGCTCCTTTTAAAGCATgagtatttttcattttaaattatatactatAAGACATATCTTATGTTTCATTATTGGCGCAgtgctttttaaaatttcagagATCCATTGTCCCAAGAGAAAAGGAAAGATCATACAATCCACTACTTCTGATACTTCCTTCAAAGATCATACAATCCACTACTTCTgatactttcttcttttttggatgTACAGATTGTCCCTAAAGTTTACTAGAtcatcttattattattattattaaaagcAGAAAGTTTCGAAATATAAAATTGCGTTACCATTTTGCTCTTATACTAAATAAGTACTAATAGAGCAAAACAAGGGCTAAAAAGCTCAAAAAAGTGCTATCAACCCACGCATGGGCGGCTCTAATAAATCGGTGGCCAAAGCCAAATCCGAATGGAGGccttaaatttgaatatatattttttatgaagtttattatAGTCAATTATTTGATCTTTCTTGAGACATAGTATTCATAATTTGTCAAATTTCTATTACTTCTTTGCTcttttataaaaagtttttattttctacaaataatactcaatattttaaaaaaataaatacttataacctattttatttttaaaatgagacCCCTTAAATTTTGGAGCCTAAGGCAATTGCTTTTTTTTTGCAATGCTGCCCCTGATTACCCACGTTAAAGGTGCTAGCCGATGAGTCAAAGTAAGAAAGGCCCAAATGTAGGGGCATAAGGACCTTCTAAAATTACTGTACAAGGGATAGTCTTGGTACTACACATGTACAACATATGTTGGCATGATTTTGGTGAAATGTCAAACTACCCTTACTCCTTCCAATTTTCATATTTGCATTGGGATTTGGGTTGAACTCTTCTGGATGGCAAGGTAATAACTATGAATACTCATCGACTTTCAAANAGTCAATTATTTGATCTTTCTTGAGACATAGTATTCATAATTTGTCAAATTTCTAATACTTCTTTGCTcttttataaaaagtttttATTCTCTACAAATAATACtcgatatttttaaaaaataaatacttataacctttttttttataaaaatgaggCCCCTTAAATTTTGGGGCTTAAAGCAATTGCTTTTTTTGCAATGCTGTAGAGCCGCCCCTACGGCCACGTTAAAAGTGCTAGCCGATGAGTCAAAGTAAGAAAGGCCCAAATGTAGGGGCATAAGGACCTTCTAAAATTACTGTACAAGGGATAGTCTTGGTACTACACATGTACAACATATGTTGGCATGATTTTGGTGAAATGTCAAACTACCCTTACTCCTTCCAATTTTCATATTTGCATTGGGATTTGGGTTGAACTCTTCTGGATGGCAAGGTAATAACTATGAATACTCATCGACTTTCAAAATAGAGTAGAAAAATAAGACCTCTAAGCCCATATCCAATCAACATCAAATTCTACATCAAAATAACACATATTTTGGTATAAAATTTGGTGATGTTTTGGGGCTCTAACCCAATACCCCTTTTTTTTAGCGTAAAATTTAGTATAATATGTTGGAGTTGATTTACACTAAAAGTGCCGACACTATTTTAATGGAGTCAATTCCCTAAATGATCATTCAAGTTTAGGGAATTGtcttgaaatatcatttatatttcatttagaatcaaaatatcactcaactatcactattttctttcaaatatatttgacaCTTCAAAAGCCTCACTCTCTCCTAGTTGGCATGACAtgtcattaaattatttttttaataatagactaattcaattcattaaacccatttaactaaaataatgatcatattaaattttcatacttaaaaaa
Protein-coding regions in this window:
- the LOC125857697 gene encoding plant intracellular Ras-group-related LRR protein 9-like, whose translation is MDPNPTNFPILSYVMSKLPSMGRRTTATADEFDIEQPQNHPHPPPEPHFDITERMPHLTDPKVVNAMRSAVADVSQTRSMLKTLGERPFHELVDTARVKLAEIEADMSKRLEEIVLSPRPPEMERQDWRLDMAIKEDECRKGVEKEREAYKALIALDELHEAYEKMLKDAEQRLEKIYETAVAGGDVESIGESSGEKSSELKEEVNEEVIGILQEASGKSVERVDLSGRQLRMLPEAFGKIHSLIVLNLSNNQLMVIPDSIASLENLEELHLSSNLLESLPDSIGLLCSLKILDVSGNKLVTLPDSICHCRSLVEFDAGFNKLSYLPTNIGYELVNLRRLSLSFNKLRSLPTSFGEMKSLRLLDVHFNELHGLPLSFGNLTNLEILNLSNNFSDLTKLPDTIGDLINLKELDLSNNQIHELPDTISRLDNLTVLKLDENPLVIPPKEVVVEGVEAVKAYMIKRRLDILLAEEPEIMLEEVGQTPTGLLTRSTSWLSGTVSNVLGTVAGYLGGGGKSDPDHYLNQQL
- the LOC125857910 gene encoding protein DETOXIFICATION 16-like; protein product: MINEKNLELLLDFPLLSNINEKDPENGIKGWYDMYEIIEELKKQLELAGPLVVVGFMQYFLLLISVMFVGHLGELSLSSATLATSFAGVTGFRFMLGMASALETLCGQAYGAKQYHMLGIHMQRGMLVVVVISIPISIVWAFAGHIFAFCGQDVELSIHAGVYARWLIPSILPYGLLQCQLRFLQTQSRLKPLLISTGFTSLLHVFLCWALVSRLGLGNKGAALCNAISYWINALILALYIRYTSSCEKTWTGFSKEGARNLPSFLSLAIPSACMICLEQWSYEFLVLMSGLLPNPKLETSMMAISMSTSSLAFRIPSGFSSAVSTRISNELGAGRPKAAKLAARVVLLIALVEGFLLSGISIAARNVWGYIYTNEEEVVKYLAAVMPVLALSNFMDGIQGVLSGTARGCGWQKLGAQVNLVAYYVVGLPCAVILTFVFHFGAKGLWTGIISGSGLQALLYILITLRINWELQAIVSKHVPCELPAPRRLSHREY